The window AGCCTGTGCCAGCAGGGCGATCACACTTCGGCGGCGGTCCGATCACGCTCTGGGCAGGCCCGCGGTCGGCCCGCGCCGGGGCCGGCGGGCCGGCGCGCGGTGGTTGGTCAGGTACCGGTCAGGGCGATCGACGCTTCCGGCCCGGGGGGAGACAAGACTCACGCCCGTCGGCGGGTCGCCGTCACAGAGCGGGTTAAACTCGCATCTGACCAGCGAGGACAGCGGCTCCTCGCCGGTGCTGACCACCGGTCCTTCCGGTGGGCGGCGTACCGGATGCACGCGGAAGCAGGTACCGTTGAAGCCCTACGGGCACGGACTCCCGACAGGGGGCCCGTCTCGGAACATGAACGCGTGTCAAGACTCTGGGGCCGTCGAGCCCCGTCACCGAGGGGGTCGAGCCATGGGGCGCGGCCGGGCCAAGGCCAAGCAGACAAAGGTCGCCCGCCAGCTGAAGTACAACAGCGGCGGGACTGACCTGTCGCGTCTGGCCAGCGAGCTGGGCGCATCGACTTCGAGTCAACCTCCGAACGGCGAGCCGTTCGAGGACGACGAGGAGGACCCGTACGCACAGTACGCGGACTTGTACAACGACGACGAGGACGAGGACGACGAGTCCGGTCCCGCGTCGAAGCAACGCCGCGGCGCTTGACTTCGCACTGAGCACCCGGTCGGGGACCAGCCAGGTCCCGGACCGGGTTCTGTGCTGTCCTGCGCGACAACGGACCGAGTGAGCAGGCGCGTGGTGCGAGCCGCGCGCCGATGTGCGCGTACCCACGTACCGCGCGGCCACCCGGGGACCGCCGCTTCACCGGCGCCGGTCCCGGGGCGGACCGCCGGTGCCGTGACCCGCGTCACCGCCGTCGGTCCCGTCGGCAGCTTCCGGGCCGGTCGCCCGGGCTCCCGCCGCATACTCCGAAGTCATGATCGTCATCCCTGGTCACCGCCGAGGGCGGGTGCCGTGCGGTGACCGGACGGCCACGGCACGGCACCACCCGCCTCAGGCCGCGTAGTCACCCGTCAGGGTCGCCGCGGTCGGCTCGTCGCCGCGCCGGGTGACCTCGCCTGCCACCCAGGCGTCGACACCGCGGTCGCGCAGCGTGGTCAGTGCCACGTCGACCGACCCGGCCGGGACGACGGCCATCATGCCGACGCCCATGTTCAGCGTCTTCTCCAGCTCCAGCCGCTCCACGTGCCCGGCCTTGCCGATCAGGTCGAAGACGGGGGCCGGGGTCCAGGTGGTCCGGTCGATCCGGGCGTGCAGCCCGTCCGGGACGACCCGGGCCAGGTTGGCGGCGAGGCCGCCGCCGGTGATGTGCGAGAAGGCGTGCACCGCGGTGGTGCGGGTCAGCATCAGGCAGTCGAGCGAGTAGATCTTGGTCGGCTCCAGCAGTTCCTCGCCGAGGGTGCGGCCGAACTCCGGCACCTCGCGCTCCAGGCTCCAGCCGGCCCGGTCGAAGACCACGTGCCGGACGAGTGAGTACCCGTTGGAGTGAAGTCCGGAGGAGGCCATCGCGATCACGGCGTCGCCCTCGCGGATGCGGTCCGGGCCGAGCAGCCGGTCGGCCTCGACGACGCCCGTTCCCGCGCCCGCCACGTCGAAGTCGTCCGGCCCGAGCAGCCCCGGGTGCTCGGCGGTCTCGCCGCCGACCAGGGCGCACCCGGCGAGGACGCAGCCCTCGGCGATGCCCTTGACGATGGCGGCGACGCGCTCGGGGTGGACCTTGCCGACGCAGATGTAGTCGGTCATGAAGAGCGGCTCCGCGCCGCAGACCACGATGTCGTCCATGACCATGGCGACCAGGTCGTGGCCGATGGTGTCGTAGACACCGAGCTGCCGGGCGAGGTCGACCTTGGTGCCGACGCCGTCGGTGGCGGAGGCGAGCAGCGGCCGCTCGTACCCCTTGAGGGCGGAGGCGTCGAAGAGGCCCGCGAAACCGCCGAGGCCGCCGAGGACCTCGGGGCGCCGGGTCCTGCGGACCCAGTCCTTCATCAGCTCGACCGCGCGGTCACCCGCCTCGATGTCGACGCCGGAGGCGGCGTACGAGGCGCCGGAGGGGGATTCAGACATGGCTGGGACTTTCGTGTCGGCCGGCCCGGCGGCCCGCCCGCACCGTCGACGGTGACGGCACGCGGCGGAGGGGCGGCGGGGCTACCTGCTACGGGCGGCGGAGGGCGTCGGCGGCATCGGCGCCGCCCGCCAGCTCGGTCTCCAGGAGCTGCTTGCCGAGCAGCTCGGGGTCGGGCAGCGTCATCGGGTATTCACCGTCGAAGCAGGCCCGGCAGAGGTTCGGCTTGTCGATGGTGGTGGCCTCGATCATCGAGTCGATCGAGATGTACGCCAGTGAGTCGGCGCCCATGGAGGTGCCGATCTCCTCGACGGTCATGCCGTTGGCGATCAGCTCGGCGCGGGTCGCGAAGTCGATGCCGAAGAAGCAGGGCCACTTGACCGGCGGCGAGGAGATGCGGATGTGCACCTCGGCCGCGCCAGCCTCGCGGAGCATCCGGACCAGGGCCCGCTGGGTGTTGCCGCGGACGATCGAGTCGTCGACGACGACCAGCCGCTTGCCCTTGATGACTTCCTTGAGCGGGTTGAGCTTCAGGCGGATGCCGAGCTGGCGGATGGTCTGCGAGGGCTGGATGAAGGTCCGGCCGACGTAGGCGTTCTTCACCAGTCCGGCGCCGAAGGGGATGCCGCTGGCCTCGGCGTACCCGATGGCGGCCGGGGTACCGGACTCCGGGGTCGCTATGACGAGGTCGGCCTCGGCGGGGGCCTCGGCGGCGAGACGGCGGCCCATCTCGACGCGGGAGAGGTAGACGTTCCGCCCGGCGATGTCGGTGTCGGGGCGGGCCAGGTAGACGTACTCGAAGACGCAGCCTTTGGGCCGGGCCTCGGCGAAGCGGGAGCTGCGCAGGCCGTTCTCGTCGATGGCGACGAGTTCGCCGGGCTCGATCTCGCGGACGAAGCTGGCGCCGCAGATGTCCAGGGCCGCGCTCTCGCTGGCGACGACCCAGCCACGCTCCAGGCGGCCGAGGACCAGCGGG is drawn from Streptomyces diastaticus subsp. diastaticus and contains these coding sequences:
- the purF gene encoding amidophosphoribosyltransferase, coding for MPRGDGRLNHDLLPGEKGPQDACGVFGVWAPGEEVAKLSYFGLYALQHRGQESAGIAVSNGSQILVFKDMGLVSQVFDETSLGSLTGHIAVGHARYSTTGASVWENAQPTFRATAHGSVALGHNGNLVNTVELAEMVAALPKENGRATQVAATNDTDLITALLAGQTDEDGKPLTLEDAAAKILPDVKGAFSLVFMDEHTLYAARDPQGIRPLVLGRLERGWVVASESAALDICGASFVREIEPGELVAIDENGLRSSRFAEARPKGCVFEYVYLARPDTDIAGRNVYLSRVEMGRRLAAEAPAEADLVIATPESGTPAAIGYAEASGIPFGAGLVKNAYVGRTFIQPSQTIRQLGIRLKLNPLKEVIKGKRLVVVDDSIVRGNTQRALVRMLREAGAAEVHIRISSPPVKWPCFFGIDFATRAELIANGMTVEEIGTSMGADSLAYISIDSMIEATTIDKPNLCRACFDGEYPMTLPDPELLGKQLLETELAGGADAADALRRP
- the purM gene encoding phosphoribosylformylglycinamidine cyclo-ligase — translated: MSESPSGASYAASGVDIEAGDRAVELMKDWVRRTRRPEVLGGLGGFAGLFDASALKGYERPLLASATDGVGTKVDLARQLGVYDTIGHDLVAMVMDDIVVCGAEPLFMTDYICVGKVHPERVAAIVKGIAEGCVLAGCALVGGETAEHPGLLGPDDFDVAGAGTGVVEADRLLGPDRIREGDAVIAMASSGLHSNGYSLVRHVVFDRAGWSLEREVPEFGRTLGEELLEPTKIYSLDCLMLTRTTAVHAFSHITGGGLAANLARVVPDGLHARIDRTTWTPAPVFDLIGKAGHVERLELEKTLNMGVGMMAVVPAGSVDVALTTLRDRGVDAWVAGEVTRRGDEPTAATLTGDYAA
- a CDS encoding DUF3073 domain-containing protein yields the protein MGRGRAKAKQTKVARQLKYNSGGTDLSRLASELGASTSSQPPNGEPFEDDEEDPYAQYADLYNDDEDEDDESGPASKQRRGA